Genomic segment of Cottoperca gobio chromosome 6, fCotGob3.1, whole genome shotgun sequence:
GGGTCCTGTGgcctactttctctctctcagaatCACCAGGGAAGTGTTTGTTCCCACAGTGAATCACCTTCCCAATCCAGGTCAAGACATTAGCAGGCAGTCATGCATACTGAAGCCGAAACGTCAGCGTCTTTGCTGTAGCTCTGCTGTGCTGAAAGTTATTCAGACATTGCTGCCCTCTGGTGGCTACAAGGTGCAATTAATGTGCAATTCCACAACCACAACGTCCAGTAATTCATCTTTTTTCAGTTTAGAACCAAATGAGAACTTTTATTTCTTATCAAGTAGCATTCACAAAACTCATTCAGTTAACAAAACACTAACGTTTTATGTTGGTGCCTTACAAAATGACTCGGGCTTATGTGGACCTACATGACATCACCTAGTCAGGAAGTACAGtcctaattgtgtaaagaattAGATTTTTAGCCATGCTGGTGCGAATATTTTGTTAAATTTTTTACTTATCcagtaaaacatttcaatatcTACCAGAGCAAGCTCTGAGAAACAAGTGATCCAGTCGgatctaaattgttttctctcctgtgactaagaacaggtgaaaaaaaggtttgtccattttgtttagtttttatttcttaatgcactcaaaacacaaagtacataTTGTGTTTTGGCAAATTATGTAAATTAAACTCACTTGAAGAATTCATTTAGAACACagggtagtggtgcacttcagcctcttgccACCAAAATGagcatttcaacaacaaacactttcaaATGACAAATTTTCCCTgacaaaacttttttttccaacctgttttcacagatatatatatatatatatatatatatatatatatatatatatatatatagcaagaTGATCGtggcaaacatacacacagaagagaaaacatttggacaagacttagaaaatggatcaccagattTTTAATTTCAGGTATTCAATATAACCACATTTACATTCTCATGCATTTATTGAACATTTGTCTATTTTTCTGTCTCTAAGGACTACGAGTACCCCAACCACCCCCAGTCCACACAGCACCAGAAGAATGACCGGTGTCCACCGCCTCCCCAGATGCTGCCAGAGAGAGCCTGTGAGGTGCCGGGCTGCCGCTCAGACTCAGAGTGTGAGCGCCATAAACGCTGCTGCTACAATGGATGCATTTACGCCTGCCTGGAGTCGGTCCAGCCTCCACCAGGTCAGCAGCACCAATAGACAGATGGTTACACATACAGAAGTGTTTGAGTCTTAAACTACTTGGAAAATAGTccatttttgtttctctctttaatcattttcattaaTGTTCTGAACAGTGTTGGACTGGCTGGTGCAGCCAAAGCCTCGGTGGTTGGGGGGCAACGGCTGGCTGTTAGACGGCCCTGAGGAGGTTCTGCAGGGTGAgttcacacatttcacacatttacatttaccaCAAAATGACCCTGGTATATTGCATGTTTTTGATTTCTTCTGATGCACAGTATGTTTTTCTGTCTACTAGCTGAGGCCTGCAGCACAACGGAGGATGGAGACGAGCCTCTTCACTGTCCTACAGGCTACGAGTGCCACATTATCAACCAAGGAAACCTTGCCGCTGGCATCCCGAACCGGGGACAGTGCATTAAGCAACGTGGAAATTCCGGTATGGTTAAAGTACTTCTGGTAACTAAAATAGCTGAATGATCGGCCACGGGATTGTAATTCCCTATCTTAATTATATCTTTACAACTATTATCCTGCTTGCCTGATCTAGAACTTCTCTGCAGCGTGTGTGTTCCTATAAAGCACCAAAGGACAGGGACAGGATGCTGTTATGTGCCAAGTCTATCCTATTAGGTAGATCTAAAAATATACAAATTGGAGTGACCTGGCAACTCAGTAGATTTCCTCAATTATGATCTGTGGTTAAAGCGGTTGGCCGAATTACTAAACTAATTATCtaataaaaggaacatttttacaacggtttttactttatatatatatatatatatatatcttaattgCCATTTAAGTGAGAATTCAAAgtgcaatgtgtaatatatgGAGATCAGATGTCAATCTTTTCATTAGTTTTTCCATTTTGCCCATTTTATATACAGATGGACGTGGTCTGAGGCACAAATACTTCAAGGACTACAAGGATTACTTAGGTAAGTGAGGTAATGTGGGCAACCTGAAAACCTTCACTGTTACTGAATCAGGAATAAGTGCCAATCTGCCTGACACGATGATGGTTCTTTCACTGACAGGTACCAGCTCGAATAATGCAGTGGGCTACGAAAAACATCATCAGAAGCATCTGGGATGAAGTACGTTTTCACTTTGAACTCTGAACATGTCATGTGCATTGCACCTTTATCTCCCTGTAGACCAATccttatgttttcttttgtatctGCTCTCAGATCAACCTGACCTCATCCTCAGCTACGACCATAACTCAACCTCAGACATCAGCTCAGTCCTGTTCGATCTGCTCGCACCACAACTGAACCAGCATCAGATCTGACCTTTTTACAAGACCTACAGCTGCTACCTCCTCTTTGCAAAGCCCCGTATCTCAGCCTGTCTTCTGCCTTGAAGAGACAAGTCTGACGTACCTTCAATACACAGCCAAAGAAAttagtgctttttttttgtgtctctgcCTGGTGTTTGTGAAAGGATGGAGCAGAGGATGTTGATAATGAAGCggcggagaggagagagtgtgcACCAAAGCTGTTCATCAAATGTCTCAAAAGGAACCcatgccatttttttttacttcgtACACAACCTTCTCCCTCCCTGCAACTCATTCCTATTCTCATAAAACACACCCTCTAACCTTGAGGCTGGTCTGCAGAGAAAATCAAGACCATGTGGCCGTATGACTTATTGTGTCTCTCTTGTTCTCAGAAGGACGATGCTCAAATTTCCTGATCTGAAATCTGGAAAGTTTTATAGACAAAATTCCAACTGCAGTGGTTCTCATCTTTGAATCAAATCCAAATGTGGTTTAATATTCAAACTAATAAATCTCACTAAAAGAATAAGTGCCGTACGAGTGTGTGGATTGTGTCGGTTTTAAAGGATTTAGAACAGCTGTAGATTAGTTACGGCCAACAGATGCTGACCGTCAAGTCATGACTatgaaaagcaaaagcaaaataagaaatacaattgTTTTGTCGAGAGGTTCATTTTTTAGGGATGCAGATTTAAAGGGATACTCCACCTGtgacaatataaacattttgaTACTGAAAGATAGATTTGGGGTGGATTATCCCTTCAAAATGAatctctgtatatatctgtaactAATGTCCTGAAATAAGTGTAGTGCAGTAAGATTGTTCAAACATTTCATAATTTCCATTATCATACTGCATCATTTCAAAAGAATAGTCTTTATGTTAAACTGCACATTATCACATCCCCTGTTGCAGTGCAGACATGATAATAAATTGGGCTGgtcttttgtgttattttcaaATTTAACTTGCTTCAGTTAAACTTAGATTGTGTCTGTTATCAATTCAAATGGTGCTCAGTTTCATTACTGcctataacaacaataacaggaGAATAAGCTGGTCACATAACTATAATTTAACCATTCACTGTGCAGAGCTAAAGTGATGTCTGAATGTTGCTACCTGACTGGTGCTGTAATGTTGCCTTGTTTATTCTTAATAAACCACATTGTTGAAATCGGTCTGAGTTTTGTGATGTTTTTCTGCTTTCTGCAAGTGATCTTAGGAAACATTACTAAGTAAATGATGATACAATAACTTTGTTCTCTCTGCTCTTACcctgttttgttattattatttagcagTAGATTTAGGTGAAACAAATGAGGGATGAATACAGTGTTTAGTCTCCATTTGTAGTAGCTTCTAAATAAGGCCGAGAGACCTCAAGGAGGCTTTCTGACAGTTTCAGGATATCCTCAGCAAAATGAAAAAGGATTTCCCGTCACTATTATTTCACTGCCTATGTAACATATGTAAGAATGaacattttaacaattttaACTCTTCTTCTTGGTTATCTAAATTGTATTCCAAAAACATATCCTATGACTCCAGTAgtatttattatctattattatttcttatctAGAGTAATGCTCTACatatgaaatgtgttattatcattactattattagtatatatatgAATGGATACagtacagatacagatacatgtACAtgatcataaatcataaatgcAGCATCCCAGAATTTGGCGTAAACAAAACATCTGAGTCCAAAGTATAGTGACCTCTGTCTTCCTACTGGACaaggagccacagttgtggttAATGTCAGACTGAGATTTGTTACATTTATAGACCTTTCTCACAAaagacatgtcacagtaggaaacgCACATGCAAATTAATGATTGGTAGAATTCTATTAAGCTGATTCAGTTTCATTGTTATGTTAAACACCTGTGCCTTTCTTACTGTGAAAAGTCAaagtgtctgctgtgaaaagatCTATAgataaaacaaaaggtttaGGTTGTCTTGGATTACTACTATGAGTTTGTGAATGCAACATGAAAACTTGCAGTAGACTGTATAGCTCATTTGGAGATGATAAGTTAGGTCTCAGTAGTCTTTGTAGTTCCTCTGAGTCAGTAGGAGACCTTTGTTTGGACTTTTCGGGGGAAAAGCAGAGTTTTTTTTCACAATACAGACAAACCCCTCATAAAAGATGCACACTGTATCCATTACAGGTGTTTAGCTGAGTGCTTTCTCATCTAATCCTTAGGGTTTTCCACaaatcagagacagacagagagaacaaaaaataaaacattgtatttgcaggtcttttttatgtatatacatttttacattatacatacataggCTTTAAATCTATCAGATAAATTAACACAGAAAGATGTGACAAGCAACATCCATCCCATTTCCTTAATTTGTATCTCTAACTTTCTCCTGGTGCATTAGGCTATAggacatacatttaaaaagaaaaagaaaaaaatggcAACAATTGTTATGTTAATATCTACAtgaattgttttttaacatattaACTTTGGCTTTTTAAGAGAACAACTTTTATATTTCTAAGCATCTATGTCTAGAAGTTTGCTTTCCAGATGTAAAACTAAACTTTGTACAGCCAGGAAATGCTTATGCTAATTATTGTTAATGCAATGCTACACCTACAGTATGTAGAAAATGTATA
This window contains:
- the wfdc1 gene encoding WAP four-disulfide core domain protein 1: MPGSVVLLLALLVLSTGSDAKRIRKRGLNHKDYEYPNHPQSTQHQKNDRCPPPPQMLPERACEVPGCRSDSECERHKRCCYNGCIYACLESVQPPPVLDWLVQPKPRWLGGNGWLLDGPEEVLQAEACSTTEDGDEPLHCPTGYECHIINQGNLAAGIPNRGQCIKQRGNSDGRGLRHKYFKDYKDYLGTSSNNAVGYEKHHQKHLG